One Hippoglossus stenolepis isolate QCI-W04-F060 chromosome 9, HSTE1.2, whole genome shotgun sequence genomic region harbors:
- the vamp8 gene encoding vesicle-associated membrane protein 8 encodes MDIDAERGGVGAEPEPQDKVQTLKDQVDGVKNIMTENVDRILARGERLDDLMGKSEDLQAGAQHFKQTSQKVARSYWWKNAKMVVVIVVIVLIIVLIIILLATGVIPISSSGPPVEPVTAKP; translated from the exons ATGGACATTGATGCG GAGCGGGGAGGAGTGGGGGCGGAACCAGAGCCTCAGGACAAGGTGCAGACCTTGAAGGATCAGGTCGATGGGGTGAAAAACATCATGACGGAGAACGTGGACCGGATCCTGGCCCGAGGAGAGAGACTGGACGACCTCATGGGAAAGTCTGAGGACCTGCAGGCAGGG GCTCAGCACTTCAAACAGACTTCTCAGAAAGTGGCTCGCTCCTACTGGTGGAAGAACGCCAAGATGGTCGTGGTCATCGTGGTGATCGTCCTCATCATCGTCCTGATCATCATCCTGCTGGCCACTGGAGTCATCCCCATCAGTTCTTCAGGGCCTCCTGTAGAGCCTGTCACCGCCAAGCCTTAA